A stretch of the Malus sylvestris chromosome 10, drMalSylv7.2, whole genome shotgun sequence genome encodes the following:
- the LOC126585183 gene encoding cysteine-rich receptor-like protein kinase 10 — MINHQNMKNMTTLVLIFSIFTLPSFLTSTEAVFLLFVCPNTTTFTPNSTFQSNLNRLLLNLSSNANRSSTGFYNVTVQTTNNAVYGLFLCRGDVVGTDVCKTCVANATALARQRCPVEKQVVIWYDDCMLRYSNESFFSTVTDWPSFPMRNTVNATDPTRFNQVVEASVNQAASEAVGDAYKFGTNRANVTGSISVCSLAQCTQDLSATDCNRCLQGTIGELPSCCYGGIGGRFVYPSCNVRYEVYPFYAQNATSAPAPAPGPPPPPLPPPPKGKSKTPTSTIVAIAVPISLSVLLFVVGYCCKTRRARKKYNQAAADEPSGENDITTVESLQFDFATIQAATSNFSDDHKLGEGGFGQVYKGILSNGQEVAVKRLSMNSDQGVEEFKNEMVLVAKLQHRNLVRLLGFCLEGKEKILVYEYVPNKSLDYFLFDPEKQGQLDWPRRYKIISGIVRGIMYLHEDSRLRIIHRDLKASNILLDGEMHPKICDFGMARIFGIDQTQADTNRIVGTFGYMPPEYAMHGHFSVKSDMYSFGVLVLEIVSGKKNSYFFQTDPAENLMSHAWKLWRDGTPLELLDPCLRDSYSGTEVIRCIHIGLLCLQENPADRPTMQSVILMLNSYSVTLPLPQQPAFFLRRRAVGNMSEATLDSAQSISKSSLFVYEGSITEVYPR, encoded by the exons ATGATCAATcatcaaaatatgaaaaacatgactacccttgttttgattttctccatttttacTCTGCCCAGCTTTCTCACCAGTACGGAAGCAGTATTCCTTCTCTTCGTCTGCCCAAACACCACCACCTTCACCCCAAACTCCACCTTCCAGTCCAACCTCAACCGCCTCCTCTTAAACCTCTCGTCCAACGCAAACCGCTCCTCCACCGGCTTCTACAACGTCACCGTCCAAACCACAAACAACGCCGTCTACGGCCTCTTCCTCTGCCGCGGCGACGTCGTGGGCACCGACGTTTGCAAAACCTGTGTAGCCAACGCAACCGCTTTGGCCCGACAACGCTGCCCCGTAGAAAAACAGGTGGTGATCTGGTACGACGACTGCATGCTACGCTACTCCAACGAGTCATTCTTCTCCACCGTCACCGATTGGCCCAGCTTTCCCATGCGGAACACGGTAAACGCCACCGACCCGACTCGGTTCAACCAGGTCGTAGAGGCGAGTGTGAACCAGGCGGCCAGTGAGGCTGTCGGAGACGCCTACAAGTTCGGGACGAATCGGGCAAATGTTACCGGGTCGATTTCGGTGTGCAGCCTCGCGCAGTGCACGCAGGACCTGTCGGCAACGGATTGCAACCGCTGTCTTCAGGGGACCATAGGCGAACTTCCGAGTTGCTGTTATGGGGGAATCGGAGGACGATTTGTGTATCCGAGTTGTAATGTTAGGTACGAAGTATACCCCTTCTACGCCCAGAACGCCACGTCAGCACCTGCCCCTGCACCAGGgccgcctcctcctcctctccctCCTCCGCCTAAAG GAAAAAGCAAAACCCCAACTAGTACAATTGTTGCCATTGCTGTACCAATATCTTTATCTGTGCTACTTTTTGTTGTGGGTTACTGCTGCAAAACTAGgagagcaagaaagaagtacaatCAAGCAGCAGCAGACGAACCAAGCG GTGAGAATGACATTACTACTGTCGAGTCTTTGCAATTTGATTTTGCTACCATCCAAGCAGCTACGAGCAATTTCTCCGATGATCACAAGTTAGGCGAAGGTGGTTTCGGTCAAGTTTACAAG GGTATACTTTCAAACGGTCAAGAAGTAGCTGTGAAGAGGCTATCAATGAACTCTGACCAAGGCGTGGAAGAGTTTAAGAACGAGATGGTATTGGTAGCCAAGCTTCAACACCGAAATTTGGTTAGGCTCTTGGGATTTTGCTTGGAAGGCAAAGAAAAGATTCTTGTTTATGAATATGTGCCCAACAAAAGCCTTGATTATTTCCTATTTG ACCCTGAGAAACAAGGACAATTGGATTGGCCAAGACGTTACAAGATTATTTCAGGAATTGTTCGAGGAATCATGTACCTGCATGAAGATTCCCGACTTAGAATTATACATCGTGATCTCAAAGCCAGCAATATATTGTTAGATGGGGAGATGCATCCAAAAATATGTGATTTTGGCATGGCCAGGATCTTTGGGATTGATCAAACTCAAGCAGACACAAATAGAATTGTCGGAACATT TGGTTATATGCCTCCTGAGTATGCAATGCACGGACATTTTTCTGTCAAGTCCGATATGTATAGTTTCGGTGTTTTAGTGCTAGAAATCGTCAGTGGCAAGAAGAACAGTTACTTCTTTCAGACGGATCCAGCTGAGAACCTGATGAGCCAT GCTTGGAAGTTATGGAGAGATGGGACACCTTTGGAATTGTTGGATCCATGTCTAAGAGACTCTTATTCGGGGACTGAAGTAATCAGATGCATCCACATCGGCTTACTTTGTCTTCAGGAAAATCCAGCTGACAGGCCTACAATGCAATCAGTAATTCTCATGCTCAATAGCTACTCTGTTACTCTGCCATTACCTCAACAACCGGCATTTTTCCTCCGAAGAAGAGCAGTGGGAAACATGTCAGAGGCAACGCTGGACTCCGCTCAATCTATCAGCAAGTCATCTCTGTTTGTTTATGAAGGATCCATCACTGAAGTATACCCTAGATAG